The nucleotide window TGTATCCATCTAGACCATTAATTGCTGTGGTGACATCGAAACCAGCCTTGGTTAACGCATTCTCCAGTTGGGTCGCGACTTTGGCGTTATCTTCAACCAACAGAACTTGCATTGTCATAATTCTTCCTTACTACAGCTTTAGAGAAACTTGTATGGGTTACAAGTAGGTAAACCAACCCATTAACATTGGCAATAATGGCATTGCAACCAAAGTTAATAGAGCAGCAAAAAGGTGGCGCTTCGAAGAAGCTTCTTTAAAGTTATCATGTGACATTATATCGGTCTCCCTAAAAAAATCTGGCGGGATAATACACGATCAATTTAAACTTTGATATAGATCAAGATAATTATTTTTCGATCTAGCAACTAAATTGCTTTTTTAAACAATTTTATTTACAAGCATGAGTTTTGATTAACATTTTTTTAAAAAGTTCAGCGTTAAAAGCAATAATTTTCATAAAAAAAAGCAGCGCCTTTGAACGCCTTAATTTACTTGATTTTGAGCTGATATTTGCATGATATTTGAGAAGTTCTTGAGTGGTTAAAATTTAAACAACCAACATTCTAAAAAGATATTATTGTCATTTTTAGCGTTGTCGTTTTTAGCAATGGTAATTGAAAAAAACCCAAGCGAGACACTGAAACAACAATACGATTAAAAAGGATCTAGGTTATCGATAAAAAGTTCTGTATATAAGTCATAAAAAAAGCCAGCGAATGCTGGCTTTTAAATATTTGACCGAAGCCAAATGTATTAGGCGTTACTCACCGCATTTGCCTTCACCGCATTTGCTTTTTTTCTTGCCTTCACCACATTTGCCTTCGCCACATTTACCTTTTTTGCCTTCCTTGCCTTCGCCGCACTTACCTTCGCCGCATTTACCTTTTTTGCCTTCCTTGCCTTCGCCGCATTTACCTTCGCCGCACTTACCTTTTTTGCCTTCGCCGCACTTACCTTCGCCGCACTTGCCTTTTTCTTTCTCTTTTTCGTCACCGTCGAATTCAGCTGAAGCTACAACACTTTGACTATCAAACGGATTAACATCAGCCTTGGCAGGCATGCTTGCAAAAACCGTTAACATCAGAGCGCTTAAGGCCGCTGTGAAAAAATAATTTTTAAATACTTTCATAGTTGTCTTCCTAAATATTATTTGATTACTTACTACCATAAACACTCAGTCCAGGTCGTGGCCCGATTGCTTATTTTCGAGCAAATCAGGTATCCCATACAGACCAAGGTTACAGTTAAATAATTTCACTAGTTTGAGAATTTAGCAAGTTTTTAACAAAAACAAATACTAAGGTCACATATCCACACTACGAAAAAGGCCATTATTTTGATCAATAAAAAGCATTATTTATTCGTCAATAATCGAGTTAACAAATGCCTTTATCGACATTAACCGCGCCTCGCTGCTGCATATTGAGACTTCACTTTGTCTGTACAATCGATCACGCCACTGGTTGTTAACTGCAAAATCACATCGGCTTGCATTATGGTTTCTAATCGATGCGCAACAATAATTCGGGTCATCGATAATGCGTTAATCGCCTGATTTACATAAAATTCATTATTGCTATCAAGGTGTGAGGTGGCTTCATCCAAAAACAATATCTCAGGCTGTTGGTACAAAGCTCTGGCCAATAATAACCGCTGTTTTTGCCCTCCGGATAAGTTGCTGCCCATTTCACCAATCAAACTGTTTACCCCCATCGGCATGCTTTTGATATCTTGACTCAATTGCGCCTGCTCTATGACATTGGCCAGTTTTTGTCTATCAACTTGTTCGGCAAAGAAACTGATGTTGTCGATAAGACTGCCGCTGATCAACTGGTCATCTTGCAAGACGGCAGAAAGCTTACGCCGATATTGGCCTAGACCATATTGATTGATCTCATGCTCATAAAAACACACCCTCCCCTGTGTTGCCGCTTGCAACCCCATCAGAACTTTTAGCAGCGAGGTTTTACCCGAGCCTGATGCGCCAATAATTGCCACCACTTGCCCTGGCGTTACCGAAAACGACACGTTCTTAAATAACCACGGCTCTTTATCATGATAACGAAAAGCGAGATCCTCGATACGCAATATCGCTGCCTGAGTTTTAAGCGTGCTGCTTGAGCTGGTTGGATTGATTGGGCTTGTATCTTTGACTGGATTGACTGGATTGACTGGATTGATTGGTCGCATAGGCGGATGCATTACCACATTAACTGAACTAACGGCATTAACTGCATTAACTGGGTTTTGATTATCAAAGTGAGGCTCTTTATCTGTTAGCGCAATATCGGCTATGCGTGATAAATGCAGAGTCAGCATTTTCATATCAATAAGTCGTTCAATGAGATTGATAAGTTTGCTGATCAATTGTCGTTTATAGGCAATAAATGCGGTCAACATACCGATGCTAAGATCGCCTGCCATAACCAAGGTCGCCGCTATATAGATAACCAACAAATTTTCCGCGGCAAAGATGACATCATGCAGCCAATTAAAATGAATGCGCAGCTTGCCCAGCTTTATGGATAAGTTGATTTGTTTTACCAAACTTTGCTGCCACACCTGTTGGCGTTGATGCTCACATTGTCTGTGCTTTATGGTTTCAATGGCGCGTACGTTTTCCATAAAACGGCTTTGTTGTTTGGCTCCTGCAACCAACTGTTGTTCGTTAAGTTGTTTGAGTGGTTTATAGCAAAGACTGCGCATAATGGCATACACGCTGACCGCAACCATCACGATCATGGTTAGCTTGACGCTATACAGACACATCATCACCAGCACGACAATTACCATTAATCCATCAACGATGGCTTCTACTAAACCATTACTGAGTAATTGCCGTACCGAGTCCATCGAACCGAACCGCGAAACAATATCGCCCATGTGCCGTCGTTGAAAAAAGGCCAACGGTAATCGTAACAAGTGATGGCATAGCTGACTGGCCATCTGTAGGTTCAGCACATTTGAACAATGTAAGATAACAAAAGAGCGTAACGCTTTGCTGACCAATTCAAACAGTGCCAACAAAGCAAAGCCTAGTGCGAGGATCATCAGTAAGTCACTATCGCCATTCACCACCACATCATCGATGACTAACTGCAAATAGTAAGGTGTGGCAATCGCGAACAGTTGCAGCATCACACTAAGCGCTAATACCTTAAACGCCGTTGGCCATAAGCCAACGATGTGTCGAGCAAAGTCGCTGATGCGCAGTGATTGCTTTGCTCTTGCTTTAACAAAGCCTTCGTTAGGGATAAGCTCAACCGCGACACCGGTAAAGTGCTCACCACATTCGCTTAACGACAATGTTTTTTCACCCAGCGCAGGATCGTGAATTACTATCCTTTTACCTTTGCATGATTTGAGCACTACAAAGTGGTTTAGATCCCAGTGCAATATACACGGTGTGGTTAGCTTGGTTAGATCCGATAACGCCAACTTTAATGGGCGGCTGTTCAATTTAATGCCATCAGCGATATCGATGACATGAGCTAATGTGGCACCGCGACTGGAAATCGCAAACTGGTGTCGCAAATAAGCTAAATCTGTTTTAAAACCATGAAAGCTGGCAACCATGGCAAGACAGGCTAATGCGCACTCGCTCGCCTCGGTTTGCAAAATAACCGGTAATTTCTGACCTCTAAAAAACTCTAGCCCCGCGTTAAACACGCCGGCCTTGTTTAAGTGCTGGTTTTCGCGCTGCTTTTGCTGCTGCTTTTGCTGCTGATTTTGCTGCTGATTTTTATGACTATTTTCATGATTAGGTATTGCGCTTTCACTCGACATCCTTGCCTCTTATCCTTTGTTATTTATTATTTGTTGCTTATTTTCTGCAGCTTATTAGCCGTTAATTACCGCTTTGCTTCTCTGCGCAGCGCCATCAGATGCGCCCTTTAAGGCTATATATAGGCTCTAAAAGCCAATCCAATAAGGAACGTTTATCTACTTCAATATCCGCTTGCAGCAACATACCGGGCGACAGTGTTATCGCCTTACCGTAGGCTTGTACCGATTGCGACTCAAGAGCAACGGTGACTTTATAAACCGGCTCATTAATTGCTATTGGCATATGGCTATCTGCTTTGGTTAGTACGGCATTGCCAAGTTTACGCACCCTGCCTTGATAGCTGCCGAACTGTTGGTACGGGAAGGCTTGATACTTGAGCTTGGCGACCTGCCCTTGATTGATAAAACCGAAACCACGGGTTGGTACCAATAATACCGCTTCCATTTGCGAGTTTTCAGGGACAATGGTTAGCAATGAGCTGCCTGCAACGACGCTTTGCCCTACCTTGTATTTAAGGTTGGTCACTTGGCCACTAATTTGGGCGACCACAGTATACTGATATTGAAATTTGGCATTACTGAGTTGGCGCTGCAGTTGTTGCTGCTGTTGTAAAAGCGCATGAACATCTGAGGCATGCTGATACTCAAGTTGCTGTAATTGCTGAGACGCTTGTTGCTGTTCGGAGTCGGTCTGTAACTGCAATTGCTCTAACTCGTACGCCTGTTGCTGCAATAATAAAACACTTTGCTGTAAGCGAACCACTTGCTCATCGGCAATGTGACCTTGCGCCAACAATTGTTTGCCGTTTTGAAATTGTCGTTGCGCCAAGGTAATACGCTGCTGTAATGCCGAGTATTGTTTGTCGATAGTGCCGCGTAAGCTTGCCGTTTGTTGTTGCTTTATGTGCAAGCTTTGCTTAGATGTTTTATAACGTTGCTGTTGATTATTCCGTTCGGCATCAAGTTGGCTAATTTGGTTTTGTATTGCTTCTATCTGACCAATGTTGGCATCTTGCAATACCTCATTTGCACTGCCATTGCTAATACCGCCACTGCTAACGCCAATAGCTTGCGCGCTCAAGCGTTTTTGCTCAACAACAAATAACACATCGCCGGCGTTAACCTTGTCTCCCTCTTTTACCGTGACGTGACTGACGGTGCCAGCATGCTCAGCAAAACTTTCTACCAAGCCCTGTGTCGGCTGCAGATAACCATAGACACGGGTCTTGCGAGTATATTCCTGGCTTATTAAAAACATCACTAAGGTTAATAACAACAAAGCAAACAATATTGTCAGTAAGGTAAAGCCAATGGGTTGTTTGACGATGATCTCGCCATCAAGCGATAGGGTTTTATCAACAACTTGTCGACGAAATAAGCCAGAGTCACGAGCGCTACTAGAATCTTTAGGTTCGTTTCGTGCAACATTATTTTGAGAGGGTTGCGCGTTCGGCGTTAAGCGCTTTGGCGTGTTGTCGACCATCATTCATCCTTGAATACTCGATAGTGATTGGGTTTACTATTGCTGTGCAAGTTGCGAGCTACAACATTCGTAACGCTACTTTCGTAACGCTACTTTCATGGCAAAACGTTAAATTTAAAGGCAGAGGTTCCAATCCATGGACGTTTATTAACCTTTAGTTTTGATAAAGCTTTGAGCCTTAGTATTAAATACCTTGAGCTTGAATACTAATTAGGGTTCATCCTGTATTAAGCTTGTTCGATTAGTGAGGTTTATACAAAAATACCGTTAATGCCAATACCGTGCTCAAGGTAAAGGTTGCTAACGGAACCAATGAGCTGCTGTCGGTTGCCAACCAGGCAGTATTTGTTACTAACCAGCATGAAACCGCTGCGCCTGCGGCAAACTGCATTCGTTTTTGCTGAATTTTTGAAAATTGCATTTCAACGTTTTCCTTATGTATGTGTGTCTTTTGACACATAACTGCCACCTGTTGTTATGCGGGTTTGTTTTAATGGAATAATCTGTTCAGTTTTCTGCTGATAAAGATTATTTACGTTGGCTGGTAAGCAAGCATGTCTTAGCGCAAAACATCCTAAAAGTTACTCTACCGGTCCACCCATTTTTATATGGCTTATTAACCAAGTGTATATTCAAGCCTAGATCTGAACTGCTAATTGTCAAACTGAATTGGTTTAATTTTTTATGAAATATTTAAGACCGTTATCTAAGTCGTTCTGACGGTGGTTACAACACGCGTTGTCAATTGGGCTGTGTACGCCATTACCGCTTGATATTGACTCATGACAACTGATTAGGGTGTCACTCTGACACTATTTACGTTTTGATTACACAGCCTAAAAAACAACATTTTATAAAAAATATAATTGAATCAATTCAACGACTTAAATAACAAAAACATCTTATTGCACAATTTTTCAATTTGCTTTTCAATTAATAAATTCTTACATTTTCCATAGGCAATGTGCATCATTGTCAAACAACAAAAATACTAAATTCAAGGACGAGTATGATGATGACAGGATGTTTTCAGTTAACAAACCTAAGCCATAAGCCCACCGCAAAAGCCCCCTCTGTTTGCGACGCAAACCTGCTTATGAAGTTGCAGTTATATAAGCCCTATATGTCAGATGAATCGATAACAAATCTGTAATAAACCAACCACCCAAATTAAAAGAATTTTGTCTGTCGTTTTACCCCTTTTCGAACGACAGCAAAATGAAAGTTAATGGATTAACTTTCACAGGAAGCCCTCAAAGGATTGAGCAATTGCAGGATGCATTGTGTACATGGATGTAGCCAAGGAGTGGCAAAAATCTTCACCGAGTAATCAGGTGAAGTAACGAGCATGATTGGGTCTGCTGTCTTACGGATAATCCCTAACCAGTAAGCAGCAGTGCCCGGTCATGTGAGATCGGCACAGATGTTTCGCAAGTTATGGACAGACAAGCGAAACACACGAGCGGAGCGACGTACAGTATGATGCCCTTTCATTCTGGGTTACAGGACGTAACGATGAATGACCAGAACGTTGTACTGATGCTCTACCGATCTTTTTATCTGTCTATATAGCTGTATAGGCGCTATAAACGAGGAGTAAGCATGCCCAGAAAACCGAGACATTATCTAGCCAATGTGCCGCATTATATTTTGCTGTCAGGTCATAACAAGCAGGCGATATTTTTTAACGAGCAAGACTATCAACAATTTTGTCAGTATTTGAGTATGATGATGCGCAAATACCACATCGCCATTCATGCCTACACTTTACTCGATAATCAGGTGCATTTATTACTTAGCGCCAGTGATGAAGAAGCGATACCGCGGGCGATTCAATACCTCAATAGCTGTTATGTAAAATACGTTAACCGCTGCTATGAGCGCAGTGGTACCTTGTTTCAAGGGCGACACAAAGCCAGTATCGTTGACCCAGATGGCTACCTAATCGCCTGTATGGCGTATATCGAGACTCTTTATGGTCGTACTTGCTCAGAGGCAAACGATGCTCATACTTACCCTTATTGCAGTTACAGTGCCAACGGCTGCCTAGAGCAAGAGCAAGAGCAACAACCTAGCATAGAGCCACAAATCGCAGAGCTTATTGCCGAAATCATCACACCGCACCCAAATTACCTGCGTCTGGGCACTGATAAACTCAATCGACAACAATATTATCAGCAGTTATGTATCGACGAAGTTGATGAACCAACCATTAAGTTTATCGAAGACAATCTGAAGATTAACTTCCCGATTGCTAGCCCATATTTTATTCGCAACCTGAGCTTTGAAACCCAATTGTTGTTTTCACATAGCAAACGAGGTCGACCACGAAAACAGAAAAAGTCACTGTTTGGTTTTATGTTAAGCGCCAGAAACCCGCTTTTATAGTAAGCGGTAAAAATCGCTAGTAAGCGTTAATAACGTCATAAACATAAGAAACAAGCACATACAAAAAAGGCAGCGTCAGCTGCCTTTTCTATGATTATCTAACGCAATGCTATTCGAGGATATCTCGTAAGAATTGCTCAAACTCGCCATTCACTTCAGGGTGGCGTAAGCCATAAACCACATTGGCTTTCATGTAGCCAATTTTTGAGCCACAATCGTGCGACTTACCGGTCATATGAAACGCTTCTACTGGCTCGACTTTCATCAAACTGGCAATGGCATCGGTTAATTGAATTTCATCACCAGCGCCTGGTGGGGTAAATTCCAATAACGACCAGATCTCTTTTGACAACACATAGCGCCCAACGACGGCTAAATTCGATGGTGCATCTTCTAATGCTGGCTTTTCTACAATTGCAGTCATCGCATGTGATTGCCCCGGCTCGATGTCTTCGCCACCACAATCTACCACACCATAGCTGCTTACCAATTCTTGTGGTACTGGCTCTACCATAATCTGACTGGCGCCTGTGTCTTTAAATTTACTCAGCATGGCGGCTAAGTTTTCTGTTTTTGGATCGCTGGCTACGTCATCAATTAACACATCGGGTAAGACAACCACAAATGGCTCTTCACCAACAATTGGGCGCGCTTTTAATACCGCATGACCAAGGCCTTTGGCTTCCCCTTGGCGTACATGCATAATGGTGACATCTTTTGGGCAAATTGCCTGCACTTCATCCAATAACTGACGTTTTACCCGCTTCTCAAGGGTGGTTTCTAATTCAAACTGTTTATCAAAGTGGTTTTCGATAGCGTTTTTAGAGGAATGCGTCACTAATACGATTTCTTTGATCCCGGCGGCGATACACTCGTTAACGATGTATTGAATTAGCGGTTTATCAACCACAGGTAGCATTTCTTTGGGAATGGCTTTAGTCGCTGGTAACATGCGGGTACCAAGGCCAGCAACAGGAATAACGGCTTTTTTAATAGATGAGAATGGCTGAGTTACAGACAAAACGTATTTCCTTTTGTTTTTCTTTTTCTAACGTGTATTAATTATCTTTCAGTATAGACACTAAAATAAAAGTGTCTTTAAAACGCTGTTTGATTGTTTCACAGTACTGTGACACTTATATTATGCCCTGACAAATGAAATTATTTAACCCCAAACCTGCAATAAAACGCCGTTAACAACGCCTGTTTATCTACCTTTTCTGCTGCGCCCTATTGTTCAGACATTGTCCGTTATGACATAAACATAGATTTATTTGTGTGCTTTGCTAAGCTGTATTTAATCGTTTAATAATAATAACTTAACGCTAATTATTGTATTTGATGAGTATGGATATTCACTTTGATCATCATGGCGCTGTCGAAGGTGTCACAGGCTCTTGCCATCAGCTCACCGCGACCTTGGGAAAACATCAGCTGTCCTACTTGGTCGATTGCGGCCTTTTTCAAGGCGCTGAAATCCAACAGAAACAAAATAAATCACGCCAAGCCAATACAAATTCCGATGATATTTTGCCAGGCCACTTAGCAATAGAATTTAACGTTGATAACATTGACGCCCTAATAGTGACCCATTGCCATATCGACCACGTTGGCCGAATACCCTATTTATTAGCCGCCGGTTTTAAAGGCGCTATTTTCTGCTCTACCGCCAGCGCCACACTGCTGCCCTTGGTGTTAAAAGATGCGCTAAAAGTTGGCGCAATTTCAAATCAACGCTTAATTGATAAAGTCATGCAACGGCTTAATGAGCAAATCGTTGCGGTAGATTATGGCCAACGTGTTGAATTACCCGGTAGCAACGAAACACTAACGGCACGATTAACCATGCAACCTGCTGGTCATATATTGGGATCAGCCTATGCTGAAATTCAATGCTGTGGTCGGCCATTACAAACTGAGCAGTCTGAGAATTCAACAACACAACCGCTACAGCCGATGCAGCAAACCATCGTTTTCTCTGGTGATTTAGGCGCTAGCAATACGCCGTTATTGCCTGAGCCAAGATCACCTAAAACCTGTGATACTTTGATCATTGAATCGACATACGGCGATAAAAACCATCAAGGTAGAGCGCATCGCCGCAGCACCTTAGAAAACGTATTACGCAAGGCGCTAGCCGATAACGGCATGGTACTTATTCCAGCGTTCAGCATTGGTCGCACGCAAGAATTAATGTACGAGATTGAAGACATATTGCATCGCAATCATCAGCAGTTAAACGCTGACAAACAGCTCGGCAATCGCAAAGATGACGCCTTGGCACAATTACTTGATCGCATTGATATCATCGTTGACTCGCCTTTAGCGGCAAAATTTACTGAGCATTATCGAGGCTTGAAACAGCTTTGGGATGATGAAGCAAAACACAAAGTAGATAGCGGTAGGCACCCACTGTCATTTGAGCAACTAAGCACCATTATTGACCATCAACAGCATATCCAAACCATTGATTATTTGCAAAAAACACAAAAGCCAGCCATCGTCATTGCCGCATCGGGCATGTGCACCGGCGGCCGTATCCTCAATTATATGAAGGCATTTTTATCTGATGCTAAAACCGATGTGTTGTTTGTCGGCTATCAAGCAAAAGGCACCTTAGGTAGACGGTTGCAACAATTAGTTCAACACCAAAATAGGCAAAAAAACTTAAAACATCGCACAGTTGATATTGATGGCGAGCAAATAAACGTGAATGCCGTCATCCATTCATTAAGTGGTTACAGCGCTCATGCGGATCAAAACGATTTGCTCAATTTCATTCAAGGTATAAAGCCGTCACCCAAGCAAATTCGAATTGTCCATGGCGACACAGATGCAAAGGCAATTTTAGCGGATAAATTGCAAACCTTATTGCCAACATCACAAATCGTCATACCAAACCAATAAAGGATGCTAATAGACTGAATAGAAAAGAAAATACGGGAAAGTTACATTGCCAAAGCAATTACATAACTTTCTGATACAAATCAAAATAATTTTATAAAAACCTATTATGCTTAAGGCATGATAATGAAAATATTGATCGGGGAAATTTATGGATAAAATACTGGTCATCGCCGACCCAGATTTTGAACAGACCACGGCCATCGAGCAGGCAGATAATATCGCCAAAGCGATGGGCGCTAATTTGCACGTCGTATATTTCTATTATGAAGATTTACGAGGCCTTGGAGCCAAGGGTTCAGCCCTTAGAGACAGCCTGTTATCGCGATTAGAAGACAAAGCCAATGATCAGCTGGCTGAGATCTGCGACAACAATCAATATACCTACGAAGTCGTCTGGCAAAAACACATTGCCAACTGGGTAAATAAATACGTCGACCAACACGACGTTGCTATGGTGGTTAAAACAGGTCATCGCAGCGAGTCAATGTTCTACACCCCTACCGATTGGCATTTGCTGAGAGAAACACAAGCGCCTGTGCTTATTGTTAGTGAGGAGCAATGGCATAAAACTCATGACATATTGGCTTGTGTTGATTTACAAACTCAATTACCAGACAAGCAACAGCTGAATCACGATATTTTGCTGCAAGCATGCGAGTTAGCGCAAATGCTCGACGTGAATGTGCAGGTATTATACACACCGTTGTTCTCCACGTTTTTGCGCGATTTAGGCATTCAGTATAAAGATGAAGTGGAAGCTCATGCAAAAGACACATTAATGAACGCCATTGGTGAATTATCGGCAAAATATAATATTCCTGGTGAGCATTTTCACGTTCATGCAGGTAAGCCAGAATTGGTGATCCCATCAACCGCCGGTGAACTGCATTGCCAGATCGTCGTGTTAGGTACCGTTGGCAGGAAAGGCTTAAAACAAAAGCTACTGGGCAATACCGCAGAACAAATATTAAGCCGCTTAAAGACCAACGTACTGGCATTAAAACCTTAAGCGTTTAGATAACACTAATTTAGCCTAGCCTGCTTGGATTGCACTGATACTTACCACGTAATCTAATTCGGTAACGAAGCTAGGCAGCACAACAACCATTGTTATGATACCGCACGCGGATATCAGATGTTTTCATTGACCTTAGGTTAACGCATTATGAAAAACAGCATTCTAGTAATCTCTGACCAACAAGAACAAAATTATACCGCCATTAAACAAGCCGCTGAATTGGCTAAGGCGTATGATTGTGATCTGCACATCGTCAACTTTTGTTATGAGTACTTACGCGGTGTTGCCGACGTCGAGCAAGCCAAAACCCAAATAGTACAGCGATTGCATGAGCTTAATGCCCACAAACTGGTCAATACTTTACAAGGTTTGTGTGACTACGAATTTGAAACCATTTGGGCAAAAAACATCGCTGTATGGGTCAACGAATACGTTGCACAATTTAACCCCTTTATGGTGGTAAAAACAGGTCACCGCAGCGAAGCTCTGTTATATACTCCAAGTGATTGGCACTTGCTCAGAGAAGTCAAAGCGCCGGTGATGATTGCATGCGATCACAAATGGCACAAGGCTCGCCATGTATTAGCCTGTATCGATCTAGATACCGAGCTGGAAGACAAAAAACGGCTCAATAAAAAGGTGCTAGAAAACGCCAGTATTATGGCCAAACATATCGGCGCAGAGTTGCACGCTGTTTACGCGATTGGCTATCCAAGCATACTTGCAACGGTAGGTTTATTGGATAAAAAAGAAATCGTTGCCGAACGCCAACTAGAGCTTGCCGACCGCCTCGCCTTGCTGCGCAGCAACTATGACATCAAACAAGAAAACCTGCACATCAAAGCCGGTGACATCAGCAAAGTGATTACCTCTGTCGCTGCCGATTGCAAAGCCTCTATGGTTGTTGTTGGCACTGTTGGCAGAACAGGACTTGAGCAAAAGCTTATCGGCAATACCGCTGAACGCATTATGCACCTGTGTAAAACTGACTTGTTGGCGTTAAAGCCTTAGTAAGTTAAAAATCACAAGGTATAAGGCATAAGATTTACGCGATAATAATGTTAAACATCATGCTTTCATAGGTGAGTCGGTACGATACCCCTTGGATAATTCAGAGCGTTGATCATTTATGATGGCGGTTTGTATCACTGCCATCAGTATCGCTTTGCATATAACCTGTATGAAGCTGTAAATGGCGACAGCAGCAATTATTGCCGTACCGTATACACTCCCCGTCATTATTAACGTCAAAACAGTAAGCACCAACACCAAAAGGATGTGTCTTTCGATACCACTTTTTATCGCGTAGTTATCACTGTTTTTGCTTACCACTATTTTTTCGTTAATAAAATGCTTTACGCTAATCGAACCTTCATCTTCAGACAGGGAACAATTTAACCCTGCATTTTGTAATATCGTATATAAATTCTTCACAGCTTTCCCTTAAACTCTTTCTATTTAAGGTTAGCGAAAAAAACAACGAATACAATCACCTATCGAGTAGATGTTTGATTAATAAAAGTACCAGAATAAGCTATTTGACTGCGACACAATTCTTTCTTATCGATCGTCATTCCGTGCTACGACACGGAATCTTTAGAGCAACATCCTAAGTAACTAAGATCCCGATTTTCATCGGGATGACGAACTTGAGTATGTGATGAAGATAAAGGAATACCTAACATTTAGGTTTTCATCAGAATGACGGTTAAAATCAGGTGCAATCAAGCAACAAGGTGTCTTTTACAAATGCTCTACGTACCATGGCATTGCCTGAGCCAGGCCTTGGTGGATATTGTGTGTTGGTTGGTAACCTAAGAGTTCGCGGGCTTTGCTGATATCTGCTTGTGAGTGACGTACATCACCTGCTCTAAAGTCTTTCATATTGGCGTCATTAGGGTAGTTAACACCACATGGTGATAGGTTTTCTTTAATGGCATTAAATAATTGATTTAACGAGGTTCTATCGCCAACGGCGACATTATAGACTTCATTTTTTGCTTCATCGGCTGCAACCGCTGCCAAGATATTGGCTTGCACTGCATTATCGATATAACAAAAGTCTCTGGAAGTCTCGCCATCACCGTAGATATCTACGGTGTTCCCCTCTATCATCGCTGCAGTCCATTTGGGAATAACAGCAGCGTAGGCGCCATTAGGATCTTGACGTCGACCAAAGACATTAAAATAGCGCAAGCCTATGGCATTAAATTGGTACGCTCTTGCAAAGACATCAGCGTATAACTCATTGACGTATTTAGTCACTGCATAAGGTGATAAAGGGTTGCCTATGTTTGCCTCCACCTTTGGTAGCGCTGGATGGTCTCCATAGGTTGAACTTGACGCTGCATACGTAAAGCTTTGCACTTTGGCTTCTTT belongs to Thalassotalea sp. HSM 43 and includes:
- a CDS encoding NAD-dependent epimerase/dehydratase family protein — protein: MSRYQQVLSQLSKQPKRWLVTGVAGFIGSNLLETLLKHDQHVVGLDNFATGHRHNLDDVKHNVSPAQWQNFRFMEGDISNFERCREAVFEVDYVLHQAALGSVPRSLDDPIKTNIANISGFLNMLVASKEAKVQSFTYAASSSTYGDHPALPKVEANIGNPLSPYAVTKYVNELYADVFARAYQFNAIGLRYFNVFGRRQDPNGAYAAVIPKWTAAMIEGNTVDIYGDGETSRDFCYIDNAVQANILAAVAADEAKNEVYNVAVGDRTSLNQLFNAIKENLSPCGVNYPNDANMKDFRAGDVRHSQADISKARELLGYQPTHNIHQGLAQAMPWYVEHL
- a CDS encoding universal stress protein, which produces MDKILVIADPDFEQTTAIEQADNIAKAMGANLHVVYFYYEDLRGLGAKGSALRDSLLSRLEDKANDQLAEICDNNQYTYEVVWQKHIANWVNKYVDQHDVAMVVKTGHRSESMFYTPTDWHLLRETQAPVLIVSEEQWHKTHDILACVDLQTQLPDKQQLNHDILLQACELAQMLDVNVQVLYTPLFSTFLRDLGIQYKDEVEAHAKDTLMNAIGELSAKYNIPGEHFHVHAGKPELVIPSTAGELHCQIVVLGTVGRKGLKQKLLGNTAEQILSRLKTNVLALKP
- a CDS encoding MBL fold metallo-hydrolase RNA specificity domain-containing protein yields the protein MSMDIHFDHHGAVEGVTGSCHQLTATLGKHQLSYLVDCGLFQGAEIQQKQNKSRQANTNSDDILPGHLAIEFNVDNIDALIVTHCHIDHVGRIPYLLAAGFKGAIFCSTASATLLPLVLKDALKVGAISNQRLIDKVMQRLNEQIVAVDYGQRVELPGSNETLTARLTMQPAGHILGSAYAEIQCCGRPLQTEQSENSTTQPLQPMQQTIVFSGDLGASNTPLLPEPRSPKTCDTLIIESTYGDKNHQGRAHRRSTLENVLRKALADNGMVLIPAFSIGRTQELMYEIEDILHRNHQQLNADKQLGNRKDDALAQLLDRIDIIVDSPLAAKFTEHYRGLKQLWDDEAKHKVDSGRHPLSFEQLSTIIDHQQHIQTIDYLQKTQKPAIVIAASGMCTGGRILNYMKAFLSDAKTDVLFVGYQAKGTLGRRLQQLVQHQNRQKNLKHRTVDIDGEQINVNAVIHSLSGYSAHADQNDLLNFIQGIKPSPKQIRIVHGDTDAKAILADKLQTLLPTSQIVIPNQ
- a CDS encoding universal stress protein; the encoded protein is MKNSILVISDQQEQNYTAIKQAAELAKAYDCDLHIVNFCYEYLRGVADVEQAKTQIVQRLHELNAHKLVNTLQGLCDYEFETIWAKNIAVWVNEYVAQFNPFMVVKTGHRSEALLYTPSDWHLLREVKAPVMIACDHKWHKARHVLACIDLDTELEDKKRLNKKVLENASIMAKHIGAELHAVYAIGYPSILATVGLLDKKEIVAERQLELADRLALLRSNYDIKQENLHIKAGDISKVITSVAADCKASMVVVGTVGRTGLEQKLIGNTAERIMHLCKTDLLALKP